The sequence TATTATAACTAATAATGATTCATGTGTTTCGCATTTGTTTGCCGCAGGACCTTTTGACGAAAGAACATTCTGAACATTCTGACCATTCTGAACATGCAGAGTATGCTGAATGCGGAGAACATTCTGAGCACACAGAACAGTCTGAACATGCAGAACCTTCTGAACATGCAGAACATTCTGAGCATTCAGAACATCCAGAACATTCTGAGCATCCAGAACATTCTGAACATGAAGAACATTCTGAACATTTTGATGTCAGTCTCTCCTCTAAAAATAACGATGTCCTGACAATGGCGTTGGGAGCTCCTGAAGATTCTGGTAGGGTTAGAGGTGTGGGAGGCTTTTTCAAGCCAAATGTTCCACAGGCTCAGTTTGATAGGGAAGATATTCTGGATGAGGTCAGGAAGATGATTGAGCAGCAGCAGGCCTGGTATGAAGCAAAGATTGCTGAGTTAGAGGCAAAGATCAATGGTAATATCTGGACGACACCTATCTCACTTTCAACTCCAGTTCCCAACCGTTCCGAGAAGGCAAGCTGTtctgggaagaaaaaaaatgtcttGGAGGATAATGCAATTAATTTTGAGGAATTGACATTTGTGGGTAAAAGAGACACCATCAAggtaaaaatttaaaacttcatTTCTAATAGtttgatttatatatttttactgtattttattcatatgaAATGTATGTATTGGGGCAGTTCAAATGCCCGTAATTTGGTGGAAAATTATATACAGTGTTTCCCACTTGTTCTGTTTGTTGAGGGGAAACTATGCACGTTGCAAATATGAATGCGGCCAACCAAACAGTCCACGTTGTTCCATTGGCAGAGGGAAATATGAATGTTCCTATTGATGTTGCCCTTGATAAAGCAGCGCTGCTTCCCATCCCAGTTACTGAGCAATAAGTGATCATTGGCCAAGCTGTAGGGTCTTATGTGGCTTGATCAACAGAGCTTGTTAGGTTAACGTTAGAGGAGATCAATAACTCATGATATAGTTATAATATGTCACTGTTCAACAGTGGAGTTCATTTTATGATGTGCTTACCTTCAAACAGTATCATTTTAGCTCTTTATGGACTTCTTTTGTCTTCTACTATCATCTGCCTTCACTTTTGTTTTCCCAACACTGTAGAAACGTCGAAAGACGGCAGCCAAACCTCAAGGTTTACCAAAACAAGACGTGAACCTGCCCAAGTCCCTTAAGCTCCTATATCGTTATGCAGAGCGTGCCATGCTGGATGGCGAAACTATCAGTATTGATATGGAGGAAGCAGTATTTGGTGTTGCCAAGACTGTACACGTTTCCCAAGAAGATGTAATGCAGTTTATGGAAATGAAGGAAATCTCAGCCACATGCATAATTGTTTACATGAGGTAAATACAATTttttgatatataaaaaatatacagttttttttaaataggtAAATAAGAAAATGCTCATGATAGCTTACATTATCaaatatatttcatatttctctTATATCATTACGATCATTAGTTGGTTTTCTATTGAGAATctaagtttcttcattatttGGTACTACCATTGACTCTTATTTTCTGTAGAATGGAAGtccttatttctttttttctttatttttttggataagTTGGAAAGGTCTTCATGCACTGCATAATACGCCATGAGGAAACTGCtcattttagttttgtttttaagttcttgttatttttttttttaaaactttatttgaatctttttttttttacttagtTCTTATGACCagagttttttattatttaattttaaaaatatttatgcatCTTTTTATCAGCAATTTGGATAGGACAGTGCTTTGCTCCTTCCCTGGAAGGAGCCATTCCTCCTTCATGCAAATAAGAGTTTGACACATATGTAtcatcaaaaacacaaaaagaaaaatttatatggACATGTCAAACTTCTATTAGCAGGCAAGTAGGATCCAAGAGAAGTAGCCAAGTAATTCCCTGAAAGGACAATATTAGCTAACATAGTAAAAAAACAGGGACGAAATTAGCTAAAGGACTAAAACACATGGACCATTTTGGTATTTAACCCTTTTAACTGTTATGTGTGTGTATTGACATTGGTTTCATCTCCTTGGTCTTTGGCATCTGCTCAATTTGGGACGAGTCACAGccctgtaatttttttaaaaaacataaatgtCAGTATAAAAGCATGTAAAAAAAACGTGGGATATGATATGTGTAGACCCACTAAATTAATCCTTACACATTTATGGTTTTTGCAGGCACCTCTATGATAAGCTAAACCAATCAAACATGGTTGATTTGGTTGGTTTGACTGACCCTTCAAGCATCTCAGTTGGGGCAGGCGATTCCGACCAAAAATCACGAGTGATAGCAGGCCGGTTACAGAAAGGGTCTGCTGACCAAATACTTTTGGTTCCTTACAATTCTGGGTAAGTCTAGCCTTCTATATTTGATGCCAACCTTTTTGTGTGTGATGAACCAAGCTAGTAGTTGACTGTCAGGGTAAAATGTATcgcaaaataatttttgtccAATATGTAGTTATCATTGGATGTTGACCATCATCAGTGAAGACAAAGATGTGTGCTACTTCATGGACCCTCTTCAGCGATATTTCATGGACTCTCTTCGGCGGAGCATGCGTGAGGAAGAATGGAAATATGTTGTAAACAAGTAATGTGGTTTCCCTGCTTAACTTATttaaatgaaattattatACTAATTGTTTTAGATTGTAACCTATCTTTTCTGTGCTGAAGTGGAATTAGACAGTTCAACATCCAAACAGGCAGGGGAGTCCGAAAGCCACCCGTATGGAAAGTACTAACAGtatgttattattattcatttaCCTAATAACAAGTAAGATGTATTGAAGTAATAAATAGCAACTGTTACACTTATCGAATTGTGTGTAGGGTCCTAAACAACCATCAAATATGGAGTGTGGGTATTATGTGATGAGATACATGAAAGAAATTGTAGAAGATGAAAACCTTTCCTTTGCAGTAAAGGTACAAATAACTATTCTAATGTTTGCCGTTAGGGTGTGAATTGTACTGGTTTAACAAGGTTGTGGTGCTTCTTTCCTCTGCAACGttcagtttatttatttatttgtgtatttgtattatttctttttgcattGATTGCTGTATATCTTCTGAGGTGTGAATTGCTAGTTATTATGCTCTGTTTGTAATGATCATCTGATAGGGATGAATTGCAGTCAGAGGTTACCATGGCCATATTTGTTCAGAAGCATAGTTGTTTGGACTTTAATGTTCTATGTTTTTCCCTTTGTTGCATATATAACAACTTATGATTTACTAAATGGTTCTTTAATTTGTTCCAGTGGAATGGGAAGACGTTAAATGCCTACACACAGACCGAACTTGATGAGGTACGGTGTGAGTGGACAGATATCATCAGTGACCATATGTAGGTGTTTGCTCATAGCAACCAGCAGGAAATTATATATCTGCAAGAGTTCATGCGATAGATTTTGTATATATTCTCTTTCAATGACAGTTCAATTAATTTGGATCTAGGGTTAGGGAGTAACTCCTTAAATTTACTGTTCTTTCAAGTATTTGGATATGTAAACCCCTCTTACTATCAATGGCAATTTAGTACTTCTCTAGGTGTAGACAAATTGTACCAAATTGATGGGATGTAGTAATGTTAtgttgatgatgttgatgatgGAAATTCTGAGTCTGGtggtattattgaaaaaacgCGGGAAGATAAATGCAATCCAATTTGGCATATAATGCATTATGTTGTCATTATGTTCATGTAGTTTACATAATGCAATAGTTGGCTTATGAGTCATAACTAAGATCCCAAAACGGGGATTCAGAGTGAGTAAAAAAGTGGGAGAGTGTTTTTATAGGTGAGGGAAGGTCCTCACTTCTTGCAATATGTCGATGTGGGATTTCTTGGTATTGTTTCTAGTTGTTTGGCCGGTCATGGTACCAACAGAATTCTACCAAATTCCCTAATAAGAAGGTGCTTCTTGGTTGGGGACTTGTAATTTGATTGCACTAGCTGAGCAACCTCTTAGTTTCTCTTCAAACCTGTATGGTGCATCATCCCCATGTGATAATAAGTTAATAACCAAAGATACTGGTTGGGAAATTCTGAGTTTGTTAATGTAATGTAAAAGCCATTGAAAGTTTGTTTggtcaattattttattattgttattattattattattttacccACCTCCTCTCCTCCCCTCATCCACACTACTCTTAGTCCACCTCATCTCCCTTGCGCTCTCGTAACCTCCATTAACacattcaacaccattatttACTGTGTTTAGGCCTAATTTCTACAAGCCAACCCATCTGGTTATTGGgctccttttaaaaagaagcTGATTTTTATTTgccaaaattggaaaatagcCCAGGTAAATGATTTGGAAGGGTTAAAATAAACCAATTACCCAGAGTAAATTTCATAGGTTGTAATTACCACCAATGGTGATTTAATCTAAATATCCAAATTTAATTGGTTTATTTTTACCTAGTTTATAGATTACATATTTTTAGCTTGTGGATTGATCATCATTGTTGGTTTTCAACTCAAAACCGCATCAACAGCTCTAGAGCAAGAAAGTTAAAGACAGCACTCATCACTCTTCTCAACCATAGCCAGCAGCGGACCCAGGAATTTTTCAGAGGAGGtacaatttttaaaagttaagcgcttcaaaaaataaaataataataaatattcttTGTAAACGGGCTCTTCGGATTTGTTCTCGAAAATTGGGATTATAATAAGTCATTGGAAGTCTAAGTCCAGGGTCTGCAAGAAGATTAGTCAATATTTCATCCAACTCAGCGACCTCCGATcgttttgtatatatatatatatatactttgaaaaatataatatcattCACAATTATTCAATCCTCTTGTGTTTAGTTTGAGTCTATATATGCAGCCACATCAGATTAGTTTCTCAAGGCAAATAGCATTTTGAAAGCATGACTAGAGATTATGATGCAGAGCCCAAAGGGGAACATTATGCttgtgttgaggcccaaaaatccAAGGACTAGGCCCAAGTTTATTTTTAGCCCAACATGAGTAAATTCAACGCGGAAGAAACCCAATCGGGACATAAGAAAATTGTGGGATGCACCCACACAAGCTGTAGGCCATGCGCCACGCCCGACAAGCATGCACCAACTTTATAAATTCACACTCATCAACTTATCCGATGACACTTGGCTCGATCATAGCTTATTATGATACAACAAAACTCAAGCACAAGCACGTTAAATAAACATGCAGTGCCATCTAAAGAATCACTATCCCAACATCAAGCCATGCTACacgcttaagtgggcccaagccacgtaATTTCCTCGGGCTTGCTGAGAAGGTTGTGGTATGGAAGGAAACATGCAATCACAGTGCCCATTGAGGGTTCTAGGAGCGAGAGTTTTAGGCCGCTTGGGAGCATTAAAACTCAAGCCCGTTCCTTAGGTCCAAATACATGGGTTAGCATGAGAGAAATCAAAAGTGATATAATGCCTTAGGAGGACATCTATTAGTTATAACACTTAGACAAGCCCACATCAGTAAAACAccccaaaataaataagttatttcCAGCAGCCTGACGAAAACCCATTAGAGGCTGGAAATTacatgttaaaaaaaaaaccaatattGTACACACAAGCCCAGTCCAACGACTTATAAAAATCTGGCATCGTGCCTCACTCTTGTCAGGACTCCAAGATGGTCAACCAGGAGCCATGACAAAGACTAAAGGAAATCCATGAGTATAGGGAGAATACTCAGCAGACAAAAGACTCCACCCATCTTCCTTTTCCACTGTAAGCGTTATTTTGAAAAACCAAGAGGGTAAGTAGGTGGCGCCTCACCCTCATGGGGAGGTCCAGCCACACGAAACCTTTAGAACCCCGAAAGGGTTCCTTACCCATACGCCTTGGATAGGAAAATTTCACCAAATTGGATCAAGTGGGAAGAAATAACGGAAAAGGGAGAGAAAAGTTTGACAAAATTAGGGTTCTTTCAGCCTATAATTGGGAGCTTCTTCTACCCAGCAAAAATCATCATCCAGAGCCTGACCAAGCTTTGTCAAGCAACTAGGAATTTACTCAAGCCACCTAATCTTCTTCTCTcgttgttttcttctttgcctAAGATAGAAACCCTCCTAATTTTCTTCTACCCCATTTTAACCGTTATATTCTGCAAGAAACTCAtgctttttctctctctcaaattgcTAAACTTGTGAAAGCTTAGCTCTCATGCCACAAGCTCCTCAAGCTAAGCTATTCATCGATTTgttgtgtttgtttggttAGTATTGAAAAGAACCTGA comes from Prunus dulcis chromosome 6, ALMONDv2, whole genome shotgun sequence and encodes:
- the LOC117632564 gene encoding uncharacterized protein LOC117632564 isoform X2; its protein translation is MGLPKPNEASTSKETMDTTSSGVKRKRGITSMHRIVKNKNTGKKLVVEYTPKGKPYGKVASELASYIGVLARTTVPISVESWPKVEKDLKNKIWESVEAAFVLAPKSRKMVLTSASNRWRQFKSDLTRKYIMPFKDEAEALKNPPEDYGFIKQQHWQQFVNGRLTKEFQKLHNEQKERRAKFQQPHRMSRKGYVGLEAESGKTMPEDELDGSLLCKKARMDRKGQAAKIDLLTKEHSEHSDHSEHAEYAECGEHSEHTEQSEHAEPSEHAEHSEHSEHPEHSEHPEHSEHEEHSEHFDVSLSSKNNDVLTMALGAPEDSGRVRGVGGFFKPNVPQAQFDREDILDEVRKMIEQQQAWYEAKIAELEAKINGNIWTTPISLSTPVPNRSEKASCSGKKKNVLEDNAINFEELTFVGKRDTIKKRRKTAAKPQGLPKQDVNLPKSLKLLYRYAERAMLDGETISIDMEEAVFGVAKTVHVSQEDVMQFMEMKEISATCIIVYMRHLYDKLNQSNMVDLVGLTDPSSISVGAGDSDQKSRVIAGRLQKGSADQILLVPYNSGYHWMLTIISEDKDVCYFMDPLQRYFMDSLRRSMREEEWKYVVNNGIRQFNIQTGRGVRKPPVWKGPKQPSNMECGYYVMRYMKEIVEDENLSFAVKWNGKTLNAYTQTELDEVRCEWTDIISDHM
- the LOC117632564 gene encoding uncharacterized protein LOC117632564 isoform X1; translated protein: MGLPKPNEASTSKETMDTTSSGVKRKRGITSMHRIVKNKNTGKKLVVEYTPKGKPYGKVASELASYIGVLARTTVPISVESWPKVEKDLKNKIWESVEAAFVLAPKSRKMVLTSASNRWRQFKSDLTRKYIMPFKDEAEALKNPPEDYGFIKQQHWQQFVNGRLTKEFQKLHNEQKERRAKFQQPHRMSRKGYVGLEAESGKTMPEDELDGSLLCKKARMDRKGQAAKIDLLTKEHSEHSDHSEHAEYAECGEHSEHTEQSEHAEPSEHAEHSEHSEHPEHSEHPEHSEHEEHSEHFDVSLSSKNNDVLTMALGAPEDSGRVRGVGGFFKPNVPQAQFDREDILDEVRKMIEQQQAWYEAKIAELEAKINGNIWTTPISLSTPVPNRSEKASCSGKKKNVLEDNAINFEELTFVGKRDTIKKRRKTAAKPQGLPKQDVNLPKSLKLLYRYAERAMLDGETISIDMEEAVFGVAKTVHVSQEDVMQFMEMKEISATCIIVYMRHLYDKLNQSNMVDLVGLTDPSSISVGAGDSDQKSRVIAGRLQKGSADQILLVPYNSGYHWMLTIISEDKDVCYFMDPLQRYFMDSLRRSMREEEWKYVVNNGIRQFNIQTGRGVRKPPVWKVLTGPKQPSNMECGYYVMRYMKEIVEDENLSFAVKWNGKTLNAYTQTELDEVRCEWTDIISDHM
- the LOC117632564 gene encoding uncharacterized protein LOC117632564 isoform X4, which encodes MSRKGYVGLEAESGKTMPEDELDGSLLCKKARMDRKGQAAKIDLLTKEHSEHSDHSEHAEYAECGEHSEHTEQSEHAEPSEHAEHSEHSEHPEHSEHPEHSEHEEHSEHFDVSLSSKNNDVLTMALGAPEDSGRVRGVGGFFKPNVPQAQFDREDILDEVRKMIEQQQAWYEAKIAELEAKINGNIWTTPISLSTPVPNRSEKASCSGKKKNVLEDNAINFEELTFVGKRDTIKKRRKTAAKPQGLPKQDVNLPKSLKLLYRYAERAMLDGETISIDMEEAVFGVAKTVHVSQEDVMQFMEMKEISATCIIVYMRHLYDKLNQSNMVDLVGLTDPSSISVGAGDSDQKSRVIAGRLQKGSADQILLVPYNSGYHWMLTIISEDKDVCYFMDPLQRYFMDSLRRSMREEEWKYVVNNGIRQFNIQTGRGVRKPPVWKVLTGPKQPSNMECGYYVMRYMKEIVEDENLSFAVKWNGKTLNAYTQTELDEVRCEWTDIISDHM
- the LOC117632564 gene encoding uncharacterized protein LOC117632564 isoform X3 yields the protein MGLPKPNEASTSKETMDTTSSGVKRKRGITSMHRIVKNKNTGKKLVVEYTPKGKPYGKVASELASYIGVLARTTVPISVESWPKVEKDLKNKIWESVEAAFVLAPKSRKMVLTSASNRWRQFKSDLTRKYIMPFKDEAEALKNPPEDYGFIKQQHWQQFVNGRLTKEFQKLHNEQKERRAKFQQPHRMSRKGYVGLEAESGKTMPEDELDGSLLCKKARMDRKGQAAKIDLLTKEHSEHSDHSEHAEYAECGEHSEHTEQSEHAEPSEHAEHSEHSEHPEHSEHPEHSEHEEHSEHFDVSLSSKNNDVLTMALGAPEDSGRVRGVGGFFKPNVPQAQFDREDILDEVRKMIEQQQAWYEAKIAELEAKINGNIWTTPISLSTPVPNRSEKASCSGKKKNVLEDNAINFEELTFVGKRDTIKKRRKTAAKPQGLPKQDVNLPKSLKLLYRYAERAMLDGETISIDMEEAVFGVAKTVHVSQEDVMQFMEMKEISATCIIVYMRHLYDKLNQSNMVDLVGLTDPSSISVGAGDSDQKSRVIAGRLQKGSADQILLVPYNSGYHWMLTIISEDKDVCYFMDPLQRYFMDSLRRSMREEEWKYVVNNGIRQFNIQTGRGVRKPPVWKVLTWNGKTLNAYTQTELDEVRCEWTDIISDHM